The Methanoculleus horonobensis genomic interval CCTTCACCTGGGCCTGCCGCACGAGTTTCGCCCAGTTCCGCGAGAGGATGCCGTACATCCACATCGACATCTCGTACTGGAGGAACTCGATATCCTTTATGGGGTCGCGCGAACCGAGATCGATCGGGTTCCCTTCGGCGTCCGTCGCCCCGCTGGCATCGACGATCTGGAGGATGGCGTCCGCCTGCCGGAGGTTGTCGAGGAACTGGTTGCCGAGCCCCCGCCCGAGGTGCGCCTCGGGGACGAGGCCCGCCACGTCGATCAGCCCGACCGGGATGAACCTGACCCCGTCCCGGCAGTTCTCGCACGGGACATGCGTCTCCTGGCACGGGCAGGCTGTCCGGACATATGCGACGCCGTGGTTTGCGTCGATGGTCGTGAACGGGTAATTGGCAATCTCTGCCTGGGCAAGGGTCGCCGCCCTGAAAAACGTCGATTTCCCACAGTTTGGTTTTCCTGCAATGGCCAGTGTGATCATGAGAACTCCTACCGCTCCGTTAGGTTGAGAGTAGTGTTGGGTCATCCACCATTTATCACCTTCTTTCCCCGCCGTAACGACCCTGGCCGTTCCGTTGCAGCCCCAATCATCGGTACGGGAGATTCAATTAGGAGCAACGACAACATGACTGCATGGGCTTCGTAACCCGGAATACCTACTACTTCGATGCGCCGGGCAGAGAGAATACCCGCGACGCCGCCCGGTTCGCCGTCGAGCGGGCGCGGGAACTCGGCGTCAAAAAGGTCGTTGTCGCAAGCAGCAGCGGCCGGACGGCGCTTGCCTTCCGGGACGCAATGGCGGGAACCGACCTCGAACTGATCGTCGTCACCCACGCGGTCGGGTTCTCAAAGCCCGGCGAGTGGGAGTTCTCGCCGGAGGCGGCCGAGACCCTCCGGGCGGAAGGGGCGAAGATCGTCACCGGCACGCATGCGCTCTCCGGGCTCGAGCGCGCGATATCCCGCTCGCCGAAACTCGGCGGGAGTTCCCGCACGGAAGCAATCGCCGAGGCTCTCCGGCGGACGGTCGCGGTCGGCCTGAAGGTCGCGGTGGAGTGCGTCCTGATCGCGGCCGACCAGGGTGCGGTCGGCGTCGATGATGAGGTGATCGCGGTCGGGGGCACTGCGACCGGGGCCGATACTGTCTGCGTCATCCGTCCGGCGCATACCGCGTCGTTCTTCGATCTGCAGGTGCGCGAGATCGTCGCCATGCCGAGGAACCGGTGAGCATGACGCTCGAATCGGTCACCGGTGCCGCCGGGCTCCTCCGGCAGCACCCCATCCTCTGGTCGATCGGCCTCGTCATGGGCGCTCTCGCGGTTCTCGACCTCGTCATCCCCGTCTACGGCGGGGCGTTCTACACGCAGCCTCTGGCACTCCTGCAGGTTCTCCTGACGCCGTTTTTAGCCGGCGGCGTCTACGGCACGATCCGTGCGGAGAACTTCTCCTTCAGTGAGTTCGTGCAATGGGGCAAGACCTACTACTTCCGGATACTCCTGCCGGCCCTGGTCATCTTCTTCGCGGTCATCCTGACCCTCGTTCTGCTCATGATACCGCTCGCGCTCCTCGGCGCAGGAGCCGCCGCAAACATGGCGTCGCTCCTCTTCGGGGTCATCCTCTCGATCGCCTTCTTCACGTTCTTCTACGATACCGTGGCGGTCTTTGAAGAGACGGGGGTCTTCGAGTCGATCCGACGGAGCATCGAGTTCGTCATGAACAACCTCGGCAGGGTTCTCGTCTTCTACCTGGTAAACATCGTCGTCCTCGCGGTGCTCGGCTTTTTGGCCCTCTTTGCCTGGACGGCTCTCCTCCTGGAAAAACTCGAACCACTCACCACGATGAGCCCCGACGAACTCCAGGCGGTGATGCCGGAGGATCTCCTCGCGCTGATCGGGACGGAGGGAATATGGATCACCGCAATCGTCTATGCAGTCGTGATCGTGCTCTTCTCGGTCTTCCTCTACGCCTACAAGGCGAGTTTCTTCAAAAACCACGCAGGTGCCGTGCAGGCAGAGCAGGGGGAGTATGACGAGAAGGGGCGGTGGTATAAGTATTGATGAGGGCCTCCGAGGGCATTCACGTTTTTTTTAAAGAGGCCGGGATCGGGATTTCGGCCTCTCTTGTTTGCAGGCAGATAATCGGCTGCAGGAGAGCCCGGAATTCCCCGGGCGTGATTGCCCGGGTGAGAATGGTTGTGTTACAGGAAACAACAGATAGCAGAAACACTCTTGCTGTGTGCGCCTTTTATGAAGTCGCCCCGCAGATACCCGGGATTGAGGAACCACCTCGTTCAGAACGCTCTTCCGCGCGCCCTGGAAGGGTCAGGCAACATCCGGTGCCAGATCCCGGATCGGGCTATCCGCCGGGTATCGCACTTTCGGTGCTTCTATTCCAGATGTTTCGTCGATTGCAACTCACGAATCTTCAGTCTTCTTGAACAACCGGCGTACCACCTGTCATTTATCGCCACATAAAGGAGAGACCGGGATCGATGAACGCCTATGATCGCTCAACCATCTCGCTTCTCCTCCAGCATTCGGGTGACGGCTTCCAAAAGAAGAGGTAGGTGTTGTTCAATGACATTCCAGATACGCAGGGGATTGACGCTGAGGTATTGGTGTGCAAGAATATTTCTAAACCCGGAGATCCCGTGCCAGTCGATCTCCGGATGGCTTGCCTTCAAGTCTTCATCGAGACGTTGCGTGGACTCGGCAAGGATTTGGAGGTTCCGGAGAACGGCATCCTGTATCATCTCATCAGCAAGAAACGCCATCTTCCCATCATGGGTATACCTCATGATCCGGTCGGTACACTCCCTGATGTGGAGCAGGTAGAGCGTGGCATCCTTCAAAGCGGCACCGCCTCTGCCATCACCCGATCCCTGATATACCAATGCAGGGATACGGGCTCAGCAACATCAACAGGGATCCCTAACAGTGCCTCCAGTTCCGATTTCAAGGCGACGAGGTCGAGGAGACTCCGGTCCGGCTCGAGGTCAAGCAGGAGGTCGAGGTCACTCTCCGCTTCCGCCTCCCCACGCACAACGGATCCGAAGATACGGACGTTTCGTGCGCCATGGCGTGCGGCGATCTCGCAGATCCGGTTTCGCTCGGCCATGACCCGCTCTAAGATCCCTACCCCGGCCTTCATACCATCACATCTGGAATATGGAGTACAAACCCCTTGAAACTTCTCATGCAACCGCATGTAGCACAACCAGGAGATTGCCGGGAGCGCGCCTCCCGGTTGCTTACACGAGCATATAGATCAGCATCCCCGATACCCCGCCCGAGAACGTGGCGACCAGGTTCGTGCCCGAGTTCCCGATCCTGCCGCTGTTCTCGAGCGTCGCGCCCACCAGGCTGTCGACATTGGTGCCGATGAACCCGGCGGCGATCGTGACGACGACCATCCAGGGGTCGGCAACGCCCATCGCCCATGCGACGGCGGCGACGAGGGCGGCGGCGATGACGGCCGCGACCTCGCCCCGCAGGGTCACCCCGCCGTTCGTCCCCCGCGGCACCGGCTTGAGCGTCGTGATCAGGTACGGCACCTTCCCCGTGACCCCGATCTCGCTTGCGGCGGTATCGGCGGCCGCGGAGGCGACGCTGCCCATGAAGAGCGCCGCAAAAACCGGCTGGCCGGTCAGGCCGTAGAGGATGGCGGCGGCGGTCGCCACCAGGCCGTTCGCGAAGACGTTGAAGTAGCCGCGCACGCCCCCGTGCTCCTGGGCGACGCCGAGCTGCTCCTTGTCGCCGTAGCGATACCGGGTAGCCCCGGCACCGATGATGAAGAAGGTGAGCATGATCAGGAACCACCGGACGTCCGCGAAGACGATCAGGATGATCCCGATCATGGCGCCCGAGAAGAGGCCGCTGACATCGGCCACCCGGACGCGGTAGGAGGTGTAGCCGAACCCGAACGCTATCACGGCCGCGGCGACGAGAAGGGTCAGGTCGACCTCGAAGTTGAGCTCCTCGAAGAGGAACATCGTCATCGCGACGCCGAGCGCCTCGATCATCAATGCATCGTCCCGGCCCCGGAGGGCCGCCCGGAGGAGCACCGCGACGACCACGCCCATCACGGCGACGAGCGGCGCTGCGTACTGCAGATAGAGCATCACCGCGATCGATACGATGATTGCCGCAACCAGGTGGTGGAGATATGCCGCATGCCGATCACCGGTAAGCCGGAACGCCACCTCTCCGATCACGACGATCCCGAGCGTGCAGGTGAAGACGAACGTCGAGAGCCAGCCGAACCCGTAGAGCACGGCAAGCACGACGATCGAGAGCGAGATATACCGGGTATCCTTGATGAGGGAGAGGACGAGCGAGAACGGAACGAGGAAGAGCGTGAGCAGCCACGCCGGCTGGAGCAGGGGGGCAAGGCCTATGAAGACGAGGGTGAGTATCGATGCCAGAACCAACCCCTGCAACTTTGTCATTCATATAGGATATGAAGTGCAGGAACAAAGCCTTTAGGGTCGACACCTGCCGTCTCCGCGGTTTTCGGCGACGAACGTTCCGGGACGCCCCGGCCGGGGACGGCGAACCCGCGCGCTGCGCAGGATACCTGCCCGGGGAAAGCCCAACAATATATTTCATTGGGAAGAGAGAGATTATACGCTGAAAATGTCGCCGTCACATCAACTACCCAAAAACTACGATATCGAAGAAGTGGAGACGCGCTGGCAGGATACCTGGCGGGATGAGGATAACTATTTCGATCCCGCTTCGTCTAAACCGCAGTTCATCATCGACACGCCGCCTCCCTACCCCACCGGCAACTTCCATATCGGGAATGCTTTAAACTGGTGTTATATCGACTTCATCGCGCGGTACAAGCGCATGTGCGGTTACAACGTCATGTTCCCGCAGGGGTGGGACTGCCACGGCCTCCCCACCGAGGTGAAGGTCGAGGAGACCTACGGGATCACCAAGAACGATGTACCCCGGGAGAAGTTCCGGGAGATGTGCCGCGACCTCACGCTCTCAAACATCGAGAAGATGCGGGCGACCATGCGGCGGCTCGGGTTCTCGACCGACTGGAGCCACGAGTACATCACCATGCTCCCGGAGTACTACAGGAAGACCCAGGCGTCGTTCCTGCAGATGCTCAAAGCCGGCGACATCTACCAGAGCGAGCATCCGGTGAACTTCTGCACCCGGTGCGAGACGGCCATCGCGTTCGCCGAGGTCAACTACGCCCCACGCACCACCAAACTCAACTACTTCGACTTCGACGGCGTCGAGATCGCCACCACCCGGCCGGAGCTGCTCGCGGCCTGCGTTGCCGTGGCCGTCCATCCCGAAGACGAGCGCTACCGCGGGATGAAGGGGAAGCGGCTCACTGTCCCGATCTTCGGCCACGATGTTCCGATCATCGAGGACGCCGCGGTCGACCCGGTGTTCGGCAGCGGCGCGGTGATGATCTGTACGTTCGGCGACAAGACGGACGTCTACTGGTGGAAACAGCACGGCCTGGATCTTCGGAAGGCTATCGACCGGCAGGGCATCATGACCGCAACCGCGGCCCCGTATGAAGGGATGTCGTCCGAAGATTGCAGGAAAGCGATCCTCGCCGACATGGAGAAGGCCGGGATCCTGAAGCGGCAGGAGGAACTCGAGCAGCGGGTGGGGACCTGCTGGCGGTGCAAGACCCCGATCGAGATCCTCTCGGAACGGCAGTGGTTCGTCCGGGTTCACCAGGACGAGATCCTGGATGCGGCGCGGAGGGTCTCCTGGACGCCGGATCACATGTTCGCCCGGATGGAGAACTGGGCGAA includes:
- a CDS encoding nucleotidyltransferase family protein, which gives rise to MKAGVGILERVMAERNRICEIAARHGARNVRIFGSVVRGEAEAESDLDLLLDLEPDRSLLDLVALKSELEALLGIPVDVAEPVSLHWYIRDRVMAEAVPL
- a CDS encoding DUF7847 domain-containing protein, yielding MTLESVTGAAGLLRQHPILWSIGLVMGALAVLDLVIPVYGGAFYTQPLALLQVLLTPFLAGGVYGTIRAENFSFSEFVQWGKTYYFRILLPALVIFFAVILTLVLLMIPLALLGAGAAANMASLLFGVILSIAFFTFFYDTVAVFEETGVFESIRRSIEFVMNNLGRVLVFYLVNIVVLAVLGFLALFAWTALLLEKLEPLTTMSPDELQAVMPEDLLALIGTEGIWITAIVYAVVIVLFSVFLYAYKASFFKNHAGAVQAEQGEYDEKGRWYKY
- a CDS encoding pyruvate kinase alpha/beta domain-containing protein, with translation MGFVTRNTYYFDAPGRENTRDAARFAVERARELGVKKVVVASSSGRTALAFRDAMAGTDLELIVVTHAVGFSKPGEWEFSPEAAETLRAEGAKIVTGTHALSGLERAISRSPKLGGSSRTEAIAEALRRTVAVGLKVAVECVLIAADQGAVGVDDEVIAVGGTATGADTVCVIRPAHTASFFDLQVREIVAMPRNR
- a CDS encoding HepT-like ribonuclease domain-containing protein; the protein is MKDATLYLLHIRECTDRIMRYTHDGKMAFLADEMIQDAVLRNLQILAESTQRLDEDLKASHPEIDWHGISGFRNILAHQYLSVNPLRIWNVIEQHLPLLLEAVTRMLEEKRDG
- a CDS encoding DUF92 domain-containing protein; its protein translation is MTKLQGLVLASILTLVFIGLAPLLQPAWLLTLFLVPFSLVLSLIKDTRYISLSIVVLAVLYGFGWLSTFVFTCTLGIVVIGEVAFRLTGDRHAAYLHHLVAAIIVSIAVMLYLQYAAPLVAVMGVVVAVLLRAALRGRDDALMIEALGVAMTMFLFEELNFEVDLTLLVAAAVIAFGFGYTSYRVRVADVSGLFSGAMIGIILIVFADVRWFLIMLTFFIIGAGATRYRYGDKEQLGVAQEHGGVRGYFNVFANGLVATAAAILYGLTGQPVFAALFMGSVASAAADTAASEIGVTGKVPYLITTLKPVPRGTNGGVTLRGEVAAVIAAALVAAVAWAMGVADPWMVVVTIAAGFIGTNVDSLVGATLENSGRIGNSGTNLVATFSGGVSGMLIYMLV